The genomic stretch TAGCTCTTCCCAATGGGAAATTTTAGAAAGCCTCTAAAGAAGGAAGTGTTGTTCTTGGAGGCGATTTAATTCTACACAATGTTCTTTTGTTCCTGATTTTAATTGTAATCTCGTGTCTATATTCCAACTTTCTAAAGATATTAATTGTGATATTAACTTCAACAATGATACTTGTGTTATTCAGGACCGCATATGtatatacctcatttctgcacttctcgcaaaccatccggtgatgattgggccgcatgtttggtacgcggaacgagttgtgacagttcgtaagttcatcgttaagtgattgctcaaacactaatgtctacctcttagttgtcatctacgcgccgatacggtcgttttgacagtaattagagtacatttggagtccgagcctaaaaccgtcttcattttctgacagccgttaaatcccgagtcagaatgttctggaatgttccggatatttctattctatattttataaatatttcataatctttcattctttggtaaacaatttcccgtaatattcatacacaATATTAAGGAAAGCCAAATTAttccgtcattccataacttaaacacggaaatcattcttccgcaggaggaaaccacttgggaacggacgcagcaggtgttgcgcctcttccaagagacgcagatggatcgcctgcgcctcttccccagtcctTTTGCgttttctcgtatctttttcatatctttccgagattcacttccaaagtctctccgaaaaccctattccttcacgtgattagtataaataggagacttcgctcctcatatttctcacgtgagtgtccgcccttctcttctccctttgcattctagacttttgttcttactttttggcgtctacgtgcttgaacattcgaccacgtaagctcggatccttctgagtaccagcctcgtttacatgaccgaccaatttgaccaactccacaataatcaactgaattaatctaatcgttttcctcttacgagggcactttcgtctacattcgagtcgagcatcactaatcgataacttagttcttcttgtttcgtcaaacatgtaagtctgagggtgtaaatctctcttttatttattgttatttactttttgtatcatcattaatgtaaggtttatgtcgaaaacaccttgttagaaccgatttctaaaaccgtgctttaaaacccttgttacggatttccagaagacaaaccgtcgagaaaggacgcagcaacagctgcgcatcttcgaaggagcgcagttcctactgcgcctcttcgtgaggctgccgcagttcctgcttcctttcttcttccttcgtcctttgtAATTCGTTCTTCGTTCTTTTTCGTTTGTTTTCATTAATTCTCTGATACAATCATAATAAATTCATgtatattattgttcatcattaacacgtttaatccATCATTTAAatctgacttaaatcccttataatctcatatttgcgggttttcgtcattaaattcaatccgggttgtagagatttgatttgttcatattgagtctctggaattcgacattaaatccgggttgtagagatttgATTAAtccgggttttcgtcattaaatcccttataatctcatatttgcgggttttcgtcattaaattcaacccgtcacatgtgttggaggcagagaccttagagctagatgagtccttatcatatcttgaggtgcctaagcagattctagaccgaaaggttagaaagactaggagtggtgagacagttttgctcaagatcctttggtctaaccacgagaccgaggaagctacatgggagccagaggaggctataaaagagcgctaccctttcctttttgatcaggtatgtatggttacggggacgtaaccttgtttcttttagggggtaggagatgatcgcgaatagtttttaagagttttataccccttttatatgttgtgtcggtatgtttgtcgggataagttgggttagtatcatgttttatgttgaattttgtttgattattgagtcgggaatgttgtgggagtacctttgtttaatagtggtttgaacttcggggacgaagttccttttaaggagggaagactgtaatactccgtatttataagtcttggggtactctatcgagtaggccttactctgtcgagtaagggtaagttgcgttttggaaaagtttctgacctgttgggtactcgatcgagtagctggggtactcgatcgagtaggggggtactcgatcgagtatccttgggtactcgatcgagtagccggttttacggggaattttctcgggttttgttaaatatgcgattaaggtatataagctttgtcgtcattattctaaatcacttttgcaaaacctaaattactgtttaagagataaagcaaacaagttcttcatcctaatcgcataattagcaatccccggagtttggaaggtcagttcttagcgttgactataccgttgagttccttgcgtcgagggtaagatctatgtaccctttttattgtctttcctttgatttggttaaaccctaatttagagatttgggggttttatgtgtagtatgtgatttggtagcctctatgtgttgtatgataggaggagggttcatagaggaagctttttgattcagcagtagagaccgtctgattgtgtgcttaccaggtaggatttcctactcagtattagtcccataatgggatattggttgatgtattgtatttggttgtttgatataataattgtattgtgaatgtggttgtgatcgttgttgatggttcgcgaggcgtggcctcggctgagtggggtcacttacgggagtggcttcatgccctagtttcgccttctgtggaacccgccacagaagggatgtgcacattaatggacagggttatcgctcactatgtggagcggggatttggtgggtacggtgcggtccccatcggcagtgggcggtccggtggacgatcggtgattgagatgattggatttggcgtgattgcgtGTGTGTGGCGATTAAGTCGTCTGTTTACCTTATTGTtattatatattgaattgtgtgattagtatcgacccggtgttgttttgtaaactgcggtgatccattcggggatggtgagcagatattgagcaggtattgagatgagtcttgggatagctgggatggccacgacatgatgataggagtcttccgctgtagcttattagttatttacatttcagttagaacagtcagtttgagaacatgtattgtactttcagtttggttttgagGGTTGTacttcttcgctaagtatttataattaaacgttgtttattcattgtttatttgactatcatacctcgggcaaccgagatggtaatgtcttcatacctgagtggtcctggtaaggcacttggagtatgggggtgttacacgcagtcctgctgcgcctgttccaggatgagttcttttctctgaactccgttgttgcttgacctagtttaattagtttacgtataattgactattaaccataTTATCTATcacctactgatctgttcgttaattctttcttttattctttttctcaaacaatccgttttaaaggtattttcgacataaatcgtaaatccttgtaattattgtaattttctattattgtattatttatcgcgtttgtatgatttatttacatgctctcacatgcaatcaatcttaaatcccgattcgacccagttgtatgctaaattacatgtcaaccgacttagtataatcttcacatgctaggattaaaacttggatgttgcattgcatgcatataatcgacgatatatcaagtatagatgatgtccctaatcattagtagaggccgctatcgaggcgggcgggattaggtgttcgatcaaaagagcttcctaatacgtaccctcaccccttactccagatctctgtgaacatccgtgttcattggcatccacgagagtcattctagacatagaatgttaagagtaacgattgcttagtgttcatgtctctactttgtgtcttgacatgacacgaggtattcgaacggttccaatttcccataaaaattggtggcgactccacaaaatgcaaacgcttgttctctctcccaagcgcccccgtgggccccattGTCCACAGTATATCGAAGAAGATGATTGACATGGGTAAGCAACGGGGAAGGCTATATCTTCTTGCAAGGGAATCTGACTACGGTGTTCACGCAGCATCCAAGGAGTCAGATAATATGGAGATTTGGCATTGTAGGTTAGGGCACCCTTCAAAAAGAGTAGTTGGCCTTTTACTGTTTATTAGTAGTAATGGCAATAATAAACACGATACGAAACTTTGTGATGTTTGTCTGCGTGCTAAGCAAACAAGGGAATAATTTGTTATTAGTGAAAATAAAGCCACTTCTATTTTCGAGCTTAttcattgtgatttatggggtGATTATCGTGTTTCATCTTCTTGTGGTAGTCGTTATTTTCTCACTATAGTCGATGATTTGTCCCGTGCTGTTTGGGTTTATTTGGTCAAAACAAAAAATGAGGTCTCTCAATTGTTGCAAAATTTTGTGGTCATGGTAAAACGACAATTTAATAGTGATGTTAAGGTCGTTCGTTCTGATAATGGAACGGAATTCACTTGCTTGAAAACTTATTTTGACAGTCTTGGGATTATACATCAAACCACTTGTGTCGGTACCTCACAACAGAATGGGCGGGTGAAGAGAAAACACCGTCACATTCTAAATATCGCAAGGGCACTACGCTTCTAGGCTGGATTACCAATAGAATTTTGGGGTGAGTGTGCTCTTGCAGCCGGTTATTTAATCAATAGGACGCCGTCTGTTTTTCTAAAAGGCAAGACCCTTTACGAGATGTTATTCAATAAAAATCCTACATATGCTAATTTACGCATTTTTGGTTGCTTATGCTATGTTAAACATACTCGAAAAGATGGGGATAAATTTGCGTTACGAAGTAGgcgatgtatttttgttggttacCCTTTTGGTAAAAAGGGATGGGAAATTTACGATCGTGATGTGGTTTTCGATGAATTCATTTTCCCATTTCTTGAGTCGCCCCTTGAGAACACTCGTGGTGTTCATTGCGACAAAGACATTGAGCCTCCTTCCTCTGATGATTTTGTGGATGGAGAAATTATTTTGGGAGATGTACCCGTTGGAATAGCAGAGGAGGATGGCGAAAAGAAAGAGTTTGTCGAGGAGGTCATTGGACAAGGcaatggtgatggtgatggtgatggcgTCTCTGTTCACGCCTCACCCAACCAGTCTGAACCGGAGTTAGGTAGAGGAAAACGTCCCCATGTTCCCTGGTCCAGGTATAGCGAAGAAGAGTATGTAACGGGTAGTGCTCGTGTGCTCAACGATGTTGAAGAATATAGCCTTCTGCCCGTTAACCCCGGCAAATCGTCTTTTTCAGGTATGCCCTATCCTTTATCACATGTTATCACTTGTGACAAGTTTTCTTTACGACATCGTGTTTTTGTTGCCGCTGTTGATAGTTGCGTTGAGCCAAATACCTTTCGTGAGGCAGTGCGGGATCCTCGGTGGTGCGAGGCTATGAACCTCGAAATTGATGCCTTGCTTTGAAATGGTACTTGGGATTAGGGATGTCAACGGGGCGGGTATAAGTGGGTACCGCCCCGCACCCGCTCCAGTTGGGGTGGGGATGGGTAGAGCTTTGACGGGTGATGGGGCGGGTGCGGGTACGAAAATTGTACCCGCCATGGGTCATGGGGCGGGGATGGATTTTGCATCTTACCCACCTAATACCCGCCTACCCGCCAATAATTTAAAAAATTATAAGATTATGATaattttataaatcttatttagttataacTAAAATATAATGTGAATAATAgatattttataaagttttttactaatttatttggtgaaaaaattaaattataaagATAAAGTCAAAAAATGGAAATTAATATGATTAAACTAACTTTTACGAAAAAAATTATCGGATAAATTTATGGTGTAGCTGGTTAATGGGTAAGCGGGGCGGGTACGGTTTTATATTTCCACCCGTTAgggcggggatggttttggaaaCTTGTACCCGCCACGAGTGGCGTGGCGGGGATGGGTacgagtttttcttggtgggtacggTACGGGGgtagggatgtcattggggcggggcggtggtggatataggctcccccgTACCCATACCCACCAAGAAAAACTTGTACCCATCCCCTCCCCACCAACCGTGGCGGGTACAAAtttccaaaaccatccccgccccaacgggTAAAAATATAAAACCGTACCCGCCCCGCCAACCTATTAACCCGCTACACCATAATTTTATTCGATAAATTTTTTCATAAAAGTTGGTTTAATCACTATTAATTTCCATTCTTTTTGAATTTAccattataattttaatttttcaccaaataaattagtaaaaaactttataaaatagctattattatcattatatctTAACTATaactaaataaaatttataaaattgtCATAATCCTACAAAAGTTTTTAATGATTGACGGGTAGGCGGGTATTAGGTGTGTAAGATGCGAAATCCATCCCCGCCCCATGACCCATGGCGGGTACAATTTTTATACCCgtacccgccccaccacccgccaaaactctacccatccccgccccaactggggcgggtgcggggcggTACCCACTTGTACCCACCCCGCTCACATCCCTATACGGGGGAGCCTTTATCCACCACCGCCCCACCCCAATGACATCCCTACTTGGGATGTCGTGGACTTACCTGTTGGAAAGAAAGCCATCGGTAATAAATGGgtttataaaattaaattgcatgccGATGGTTCCGTTGAGAGATTTAAGGCTCGTCTTGTTGTTCTTGGGAATCGTCAAGAGGAGGGCATTGATTTCTTTGAGACTTTTGCTCTTACCGCTAAGATGGTCACTGTTCGTGTCTTTCTGGCCATTGCAGCTGCACGTAATTGGGAATTACACCAGATGGATATCCACAATGCTTTCCTTCATGGTGACCTAGAGGAGGAGGTGTATATGAAATTGCCTCTTGGTTATTCCGTTGATGACCCAGGTAAAGTATGTCGCCTTAAGAAATCGTTGTATGGTCTCCGTCAAACTTCTCGGTGTTGGTTCAAGAAATTCTCTAATTCATTGCTTGCCTACGGTTTCCTTCAATGTATGTCAGACTATTCCTTGTTTTGTTATCATACTTCCGGTGTTGAGGTTTACGTCCTAGTTTATGTGGACGATTTGATCATTGGAGGTAACGATGCAGAGGGAATTAGACGCGTTAAAGATTATCTCGGTACATGTTTTTACATGAAGGATTTGGGTCCATTAAAGTACTTCTTGGATCTCGAGGTTGCTCGAAGTTCGTCTGGGATTTTTCTCAGCCAGCGTAAATACGCCCTTGACATTTTAAGCCAGACGGGTTTTCTTAGTGGCCGTTTTGATAACATTCCTATCGAGCAAAATCACAAGTTAGCTGTAGCGAGTGATGCATTTGTCACGGACCCAGAGAGGTATCGTCGACTCTTTGGCCGTTTAATTTATTTGACTAATTCTCGGCCTGATTTATCTTATAGGGTACACATTTTGTCATGTTTTATGCACGCACCGCGACAGTCTCATTGGAATGTTGCATTACGCGTGGTTCGTTACATTAAGAGTCATCCGGGTCAAGGCTTGTTATTCCGGTTTGGGACGCCTCTTACCATGTCCGTTTATTACGATGCTGATTGGGCCAGTTGTCCATTAACTCGTCGATCTCTCACGGTATACTTTGTTTTGTTGGGTGGTGCACCCGTTTCTTGGAAAACCAAGAAACAGCCTACTGTTTCCCTGTCTTTCGCTGAGTCTGAATATCGTGCCATGGCAGCTGTCACATGTGAAGTCAAATGGTTGCGTGGCATTTTGCATTTTCTCCGTGTTTCTGTCAAGGAGTCGGCCAGTCTTTATTGTGATAACAAGGCAGCTTTACATCTTGCTCGAAACCCGTTTTTTCATGagcgtaccaaacatattgagcTCGAGTGTCACTTTGTGCGAGATGCGATTCGTGATGGTCTTATTTCACCGGCTTACACTCATACGTCAGAACAAGTTGCTGATATTCTTACCAAGGCATTAGGGGCCCGTCAGTTCGTACATTTATTATCCAAGTTGGGCGTTGTCGATCCACACGCTTCACCTTGAGAGGGGTGTTAAGTCGTATATTCGGGTTATAGTAATATTCCATATATTGTAATTATAGTCGGTTTTCCTTATTTATCTCGTTAATTCCTGTCCAAGTCACTTGTGTATATATAGCTGCACATATTGTATTCTCATGATTCCAATTCAATAATATACGGAAAATCTTTCACCAATTATTTGTCCTTGATATTTTACAAACTAAAACAAAGTTCTAGGCTATCATCTAAATCTTAATTTTTCACAAGATGTCAAGATCGAGTACATTGTACACATGACATCAAACAGTAAACATAAGCGGAAAACCATAAATAGTCCCGTGAATTCTCACGGGTAACAAAACTACTTATTAATAGAAAGTGTTTCTTGCATAAACAAATAGTGAAAAATGAAAAGTACTTTTTGAGACAAATTGAGTATATAACAACACTTGCCAAGGATTCATCTTGCAACCGATAGCGTGATGATTTCCATGGCTTTAAAAGCCAGACAAAGTGCACATATTTCTTCAGGCGAAGAAGGCGACACAACTTGTTTAGGTATTAAGTTTTGCAGAATGCTTGAAGAGTTTGATCAAGAGCAGGTGGATCATAATCTCCGGTAAATACACAGTTTCCTAGAGGACCTTTCAGGAGAACTAGTCTCATTACTCCATCTGCAACCTTCTTATCCACCTGTCGGTTTAATTCATTGGGTATGTAAGATACTGCAGTGAGTTTCATATTTACGGTTATAATGTCTTTTTATTAAACTCCTTGAAGATGGAAGTTGAAGCTTACCGCCATTAAGGACTTGAACATTTCAACGGTGATGCTTTCAGGAGGCGCAACTGGAAGCCTAGCTTCTTTTAGAATGGTATTAACTCGCTTCACTAATGATTCATTTATCCAACCGAGCCTGTACGACAAGTCTACCGCCATCACCTGGACAACGAGCCTAAATAATCATCATACACACATATATATGAATAATGCATACTAGAATGTACCGTATCTAAGTATAGAATATGCCAAATAAAGGTAGTACTAGGGCTGGACACGTCTTTGAAAATAAATGTATGTTTTGAGATGAATTATAACATACGATTCCAACTGCAATTCCTTCCCCATGAAGCCATTGTCCATAGCCAGATGCGGTTTCAATTGCCTGCATAAGATACCAACTTTGCTCTATTTGAAACTTTCAAGATTTGCTGAAGTCAGTTACAGACAAGCAAGAGACTAGAAATAAACACACTTACGTGTCCAAAAGTATGACCAAAGTTGAGTGTCAACCTGACTCCTTCTTCCCTCTCATCCAATGAGACTACTTCAGCCTTAATTTCGCAAGATCGCTTTATAGCATATGTAAGTGCTGTAGCATCCCTGGAAATGACACCAACCAAACCTTGTAGTAACTATTACTCCGTACTAGTTACAGAAAGTTTAAAAGAATTCTCTCTGTTAGTGACTAGCAATACCTTGATAGTAGGGCAGCCATGTTGTTCTCCTGCCAGTCAAAGAAATTGGCATCTCTGACAAGCCCGCATTTTATAACTTCAGCAATTCCGGAAAACAATTCCCTCTCAGGTAGCGTGTTCAGCGTATCAGTGTCGATAACTACACATTGAGGTTGGTGGATAGTCCCTATCATATTTTTCAACAAAGGATGATTTATAGCAGTCTTTCCGCCAACTGAAGAATCCACCTGAACAAACATCACAAGCGAGCTCAAAGAAATATCGATATGATAGTAATTAGTAAACATGAAATACGAGCTTGCAGAAATGTGCTCACAAAACCGATACCGCTTTTGTTTTGTGAAATAGAATTCAGTGAATGTGCTGTTAACACTAGTGCATGCACTGAATAAGAAAACAAGTATACATGTGCCATATGAGTTGTCGGAATTTGAATGAAATTGACACCACGCATGAAACAAGCAGCTGCAAGCCCACACATATCACCAGTGACACCACCACCAAGGGCAACAAAAGATGACCGTCTGTCCAAGCGCGACTCAATAGCTTTATCAAAAACTTTCATCAGAGTTTCCTATTGCAGGCCAAAATTTATCACTAATTATTATTATCGTCAACTAGCTAGCAGCGGCCTAAAAAGAATGAAACTTCTCAAACGTTAATATACGAACCATATGCTTATGCTGCTCTCCATCTGGCAAAATCACGGCCTCAACCGATATATTTGGGTTCTCTGTTGTTAAAGCATCAACAACTTTATCCAAATACAAAGGCGCAACCGTGGTATTTGTAACTACAAGTGCCTTCTTTCCATGCACATGCCTGATGAAAAAACAAAAGCATTATCAACCGTATTCATCTAGTAGCTCAGAGCACACCATACTCTGTCATAATTAACGAATCCTTGTTTTCTATCACCTATTCTCGCTAATGAAGGTGTACTACATCATCGTACATTGGATGTACGTAATGATTTATATGGAGTATGTAAAAGATACCTTTGAAAAAGATGAGGTTGATCGAGAAGACCCGACCCGATATAAATGGGATAACTACGTGAACCCAAATCAACGTCAACGATGGTAGGAACCTCAGACGACCTTGACACGGAGCCGCTATTGGTATGTAATGTCCGAGTACAGCTAGCGAAAACCCTGGACCAAACCCAAGTGTTACAACTAATTGACCCGAAAGTAGTAAAGTGGGTCGACCCAATGAAGAGATTGGAAGGAGGGGACGTTGACACATTGTTGTGAGAGGGAAAGAAGCAGATAGAGGAGGACGTAGTTGAGATTATTGCCATCGTCTTTGATggattatatatattattaattATGACGATGAATGATTAGTGTTACTACTACTACGTACTACTTATATAGGTCTTTGTTGAGCTCTATCCCAATGTGTGTATGGGCAAAAGTCCTACATGGTCCATCGACGGATTAATAGTGAGTAGACATGTTTatcaccaattggttttagaATGAAATCTCACTTACTTGTGGATTTGTTTGTCACACTTGTTCTATAAACACTTTGCGGAGAAATCAACCGTTATTCACGTGGGATATTAATATAGGCATATATAGTAGAACTGTAGAAGGGAGTAATGGAGTATGGGTGTGCTGCAAATAAATGTCGGCATTGCTTCTCTGGGAGTGGACCGTCATACTCAGAAATCagaatcattttttttctcatatcgcgaaaataatactccctccgcaTCTTATTGTTCTACCCATTTACTTTATACATGGTGTTTTGACCGACATTCATTTTAACCGCTTATACAT from Silene latifolia isolate original U9 population chromosome 2, ASM4854445v1, whole genome shotgun sequence encodes the following:
- the LOC141641613 gene encoding 3-dehydroquinate synthase, chloroplastic-like codes for the protein MAIISTTSSSICFFPSHNNVSTSPPSNLFIGSTHFTTFGSISCNTWVWSRVFASCTRTLHTNSGSVSRSSEVPTIVDVDLGSRSYPIYIGSGLLDQPHLFQRHVHGKKALVVTNTTVAPLYLDKVVDALTTENPNISVEAVILPDGEQHKHMETLMKVFDKAIESRLDRRSSFVALGGGVTGDMCGLAAACFMRGVNFIQIPTTHMAHVDSSVGGKTAINHPLLKNMIGTIHQPQCVVIDTDTLNTLPERELFSGIAEVIKCGLVRDANFFDWQENNMAALLSRDATALTYAIKRSCEIKAEVVSLDEREEGVRLTLNFGHTFGHAIETASGYGQWLHGEGIAVGIVMAVDLSYRLGWINESLVKRVNTILKEARLPVAPPESITVEMFKSLMAVDKKVADGVMRLVLLKGPLGNCVFTGDYDPPALDQTLQAFCKT